CTAAGCATTCTTTATACTGTATTTACTACAACAGAATATCCTCCAGAAGACATGGAAGAGTTTGAGCGCGAGAAAGCTAAGAAAAATAACTTCATTCCAGACATTTTAAATAATATTGGTAACATGCCATTAACCATGAAAAAATTAGGAATCATCCAATTCTTTTCTTGGTTTGCCTTTTTTACTATGTGGAGTTTAGCCAATCCAGCACTTACAGAGCACGTGTTTAATACACCAGCTCCAATAGAAAGTGCTTTTGATATGGCAGACACTGTGCAAAAAGCTGCATTTGATACACAAAATACAGCGTTTCAAAAATCATCAAATTTAGTAGGTTCAGCAATGGGTGTGTATGGGTTATCCTCTATGGCTTTTGCTTTATTATTAGTGCTATATACAGCTAAAAGGCGCATTAACCGTAAGCTAGTGCATATGGTATCACTAATGTTAGGTGGTGTAGGATTTTTGTTAATGAATTATGCTTCACCAGAACACCTAAAGTATTGCTTTATACTTATTGGTTTTGCTTGGGGAAGTATTTTGTCAATGCCATATGCCATGTTATCTAGTTCTGTAGATCCAAAAAAAATGGGTGTAATTATGGGAATATTCAACATGTTTATTGTAATACCACAAATTATTGCAGCACTTGGAGGTATTAATTTTATATCAAGTTTATTAGGAGAAGAAACGATAAATGCTATGACAGTTGCAGGAATTAGTTTAATAATTGCAGGTCTTTGCAACTTATTGATAACTAATAAAAACGCAATTTCATATCAAGCAGAAGAAATTTAAAAGATGAATAAAAAAGGATTCATATTCGATTTAGACGGTGTCATTGTAGACACTGCAAAATATCACTTTTTGGCTTGGCAAAACCTTGCAAAAAGTATTGATATAGATTTTACACACGAGCAAAACGAACAACTTAAAGGTGTAAGTCGTGTAAAATCATTAGAAAAAATACTGGAATGGGGAAATAAAACCATTTCAGAAGAACTATTTACATCTTTAATGAGTAAAAAAAATGAAGAGTATTTAAGCTTTATTGCTAAAATGACTGATGAAGAAATTTTACCAGATGTACCAAAAATATTAGATTATTTAATAGAAAAACAACAGCCAATTTCTTTAGGGTCTGCGAGTAAAAATGCACGACCAATTTTAGAGAAAGTCAATTTACTGTCAAAATTTGATGCTATTGTTGATGGTAACGATGTTAGTAAAGCAAAACCAGATCCAGAAGTGTTTTTAATAGCAGCAAAGCATTTAAACATGAAACCAGAAGATTGTATTGTTTTTGAAGATTCTGTAGCTGGTGTTCAAGCTGCAAATACTGCAAATATGATATCTATTGGTATAGGCGAAAAAGAAGTATTACATGAAGCTGATTACATCTTTTCAGATTTTACTGAAATAGAAAACAGCTTCATAGAAGAATTAATAAATAGATAAAATAACGTCATTCCGAACATAGTGAAGGAATCTCATAAAAGAGTATCACTTCATTTTATGTGTCGCAATGATTAATAAATATATAAAATGAATCAAGATTATATACAACCAGACAAGTGGTCCATAATTGAAGAAGGTTTTGATGCAGATCGCGTTAAGTCTTCAGAAAGTTTATTCAGCATCGGTAATGGTGCAATGGGTCAACGTGCTAATTTTGAAGAGCAATATACAGGTCCAACTTTTCAAGGAAGCTACATTGCAGGTGTTTACTATCCTGACAAAACCAGAGTGGGTTGGTGGAAAAATGGTTATCCAGAGTATTTTGCTAAAGTATTAAATGCACCAAATTGGATAGGTATTAATGTAGAAATTAATGGTGAACAACTAGATTTAAACACGTGTGTTTCTGTTTCTAATTTTAGAAGAGAATTAAACATGAAAGAAGGTTGGTTGTCTAGATCGTTTACTGCAACGCTTCAAAACAAATTAGAAATTGAAGTGAAAGCACTTCGTTTTTTAAGCTTAGATTTAGATGAAGTTGGTGCAATTAATTACCAAGTAACACCTATAAACGGAGAAGCAACAATCAAGTTTCAACCGTATTTAGATTCAGGAATTACAAATGAAGATACCAATTGGGACGACCAATTTTGGGACACTTTAAATGTAAGTTCAGAAAACGAGCAAGCGTTTATTGAAGCAAAAACAATGAAAACAGGTTTTCATACTTGCACATTTATGCAGTCTTCGGTTTTTGTAAATAATACAAAACAAGAGCAAACACCAGAAATTGATAAACAAGCAAATGCTATTGCATTTACCTATACAGTTTCTGTAAATACAGGTGAAACAGCAAGTATCCAAAAGTTTGGTGGTTACACAGTAGATAGAAACCACGATAAAAACCAATTAGTTTCAGCAGCTAAAAAAGCACTAGATACTGCTTCAGATTTAGGATTCAATGCACTTTTAAATAATCAAAAAGAGGCTTGGTCAAAAATTTGGGAAATGTCAGATATCACAATCAATGGTGACGTAAAAGCACAACAAGGTATTCGTTTTAATATTTTCCAATTAAACCAAACCTATTTAGGAAAAGATTCTACATTAAATATTGGTCCAAAAGGATTTACAGGAGAAAAGTATGGTGGAAGTACCTATTGGGATACAGAAGCATATTGTATACCGTTTTACATGGCTACCAAAGATCAAAAAGTAGCACGAAGTTTACTTAAATACCGATATAATCATTTAGAAAAAGCGATTGAAAATGCTGAAAAATTAGGGTTTAATAACGGAGCAGCATTATATCCAATGGTAACCATGAATGGCGAAGAATGCCATAACGAATGGGAAATTACCTTTGAAGAAATTCACAGAAATGGAGCTATCGCATTTGCTATTTTTAACTACTATCGTTACACAGGTGACTATAGCTATATTCCAGAAATGGGATTAGAAGTTCTTATTGGTATTGCTAGATTCTGGCAGCAACGAGCTACTTTTTCTACAGATAAAAACAAGTATGTTATTTTAGGTGTTACTGGTCCAAACGAATATGAAAATAACATCAATAATAACTTTTATACCAACTATTTAGCAAAGTGGTGTATTGATTATGCGTTAGAAAATATAGAGAAAGTTAAAGAAGGGCATCACGACGATTACTTGCGTATTGTAGGCAAAACAAAAATCACCCACGAAGAGTTACATGCTTGGCAAAAAGTAGCAGATAATATGTTTTTTCCATATTCGGAAAAACATCAAGTATACCTACAACAAGATGGCTTTTTAGATAAAGAATTAATTACGGTTGCAGATTTACCAAATCAAGATAGACCAATAAACCAGAAGTGGAGTTGGGATCGTATTTTACGTTCGCCT
The genomic region above belongs to Olleya sp. Hel_I_94 and contains:
- the pgmB gene encoding beta-phosphoglucomutase; translation: MNKKGFIFDLDGVIVDTAKYHFLAWQNLAKSIDIDFTHEQNEQLKGVSRVKSLEKILEWGNKTISEELFTSLMSKKNEEYLSFIAKMTDEEILPDVPKILDYLIEKQQPISLGSASKNARPILEKVNLLSKFDAIVDGNDVSKAKPDPEVFLIAAKHLNMKPEDCIVFEDSVAGVQAANTANMISIGIGEKEVLHEADYIFSDFTEIENSFIEELINR
- a CDS encoding MFS transporter; protein product: MKKRTLGFWEIWNMSFGFLGIQFGFALQGGFMSRIFQTLGASKDEIPLLWIAAPLTGLLVQPIIGYMSDRTWSVKWGRRRPFFLIGAILSSLALFFVPYSPALWVAAGFLWILDASINVSMEPFRALVADKLPDSQRSYGFVVQTLIIGIGTWVASNLPWMVSQFGVSDSADSGVITDSVKIAFAIGAFVFLLSILYTVFTTTEYPPEDMEEFEREKAKKNNFIPDILNNIGNMPLTMKKLGIIQFFSWFAFFTMWSLANPALTEHVFNTPAPIESAFDMADTVQKAAFDTQNTAFQKSSNLVGSAMGVYGLSSMAFALLLVLYTAKRRINRKLVHMVSLMLGGVGFLLMNYASPEHLKYCFILIGFAWGSILSMPYAMLSSSVDPKKMGVIMGIFNMFIVIPQIIAALGGINFISSLLGEETINAMTVAGISLIIAGLCNLLITNKNAISYQAEEI
- a CDS encoding glycoside hydrolase family 65 protein — translated: MNQDYIQPDKWSIIEEGFDADRVKSSESLFSIGNGAMGQRANFEEQYTGPTFQGSYIAGVYYPDKTRVGWWKNGYPEYFAKVLNAPNWIGINVEINGEQLDLNTCVSVSNFRRELNMKEGWLSRSFTATLQNKLEIEVKALRFLSLDLDEVGAINYQVTPINGEATIKFQPYLDSGITNEDTNWDDQFWDTLNVSSENEQAFIEAKTMKTGFHTCTFMQSSVFVNNTKQEQTPEIDKQANAIAFTYTVSVNTGETASIQKFGGYTVDRNHDKNQLVSAAKKALDTASDLGFNALLNNQKEAWSKIWEMSDITINGDVKAQQGIRFNIFQLNQTYLGKDSTLNIGPKGFTGEKYGGSTYWDTEAYCIPFYMATKDQKVARSLLKYRYNHLEKAIENAEKLGFNNGAALYPMVTMNGEECHNEWEITFEEIHRNGAIAFAIFNYYRYTGDYSYIPEMGLEVLIGIARFWQQRATFSTDKNKYVILGVTGPNEYENNINNNFYTNYLAKWCIDYALENIEKVKEGHHDDYLRIVGKTKITHEELHAWQKVADNMFFPYSEKHQVYLQQDGFLDKELITVADLPNQDRPINQKWSWDRILRSPYIKQADTLQGFYFFEDQFSTEELKRHFDFYEPFTVHESSLSPCVHSIQAAKLDQMEQAYTFYLRTSRLDLDDYNKEVEEGLHITSMAGTWMSIVEGFGGMRVKNDMLNFEPRIPKEWDAYSFKVNFRDQILKVNVSQAETTFELEGNCDLDIIVNNKPVTVSPNNLVKA